GCGATTTGCCGCGCGGACCGTATAACGGATCGCAGACCACCGGATGACCGATATAGCTCATATGCACCCTGATCTGATGCGTTCGACCAGTCTGTAAACGACATTCGACCAGCGTATACGCGTTGGCGAAGCGCTCTTTCACCTGAAAGCTCGTCTGAGCCGTCTTGCTGTTTTCAAAAACGACGGCCATTTTTTTCCGGTCATTCGGGTGGCGTCCAATCGGAGCTTTGATAATCCCCTTATCTTCAGGGATCGAACCGTGCAGCAAGGCAACGTATCGCCGCACCGCACTTCGGCTGCCGATCTGCTCCGCCAGCGACAGATGGGCAGCGTCATTTTTCGCCACCACCATTACGCCGGTGGTATCTTTATCGAGGCGATGCACAATGCCGGGACGTATCACGCCGTTGATGCCGGATAAATCCTTACAGTGCGCAAGCAACGCATTGACTAACGTACCGCTTGCATTTCCAGCCGCAGGATGAACAACCATCCCTCTGGCTTTATTGACGACCAGAAAATCGCTGTCTTCATACAAAATATCAAGCGGGATTTCTTCCGCCTTTACCTCAAGCGGTTCCGGCGGCGGGACGTTAACGACGACGCATTCGCCGCCCTTGCTTTTATAATTCGCCTTAGCCGTCTTGCCGTTCACCTGCACCAGCTCGGCTTCGAGCCAGCGCTGTACCGCAGCGCGCGAAACATCGCCGATATGCTCACAAATCAGGACATCCAGTCGCCGGCCTTTTTCCTCGGCTGTCAACGTCCATTCCAATCTTATTCCATCCATCTCGTTCATTCCTTTACCCTGTCGCTTTGCCAAATGTCCCAGGTCATCAACGCGACGCCGCAGACAATGGCTATATCGGCCACATTAAACACCGGCCAAATTCGAAAGTCAAAAAAATCCACTACATATCCAGTCCGCAAGCGATCAATGACGTTGCCCACGGCTCCGCTTGTCATCAGCGTCATGCCCCACCGCAAGTAAATTCTCTGTTTGGGCAACCGCGGATACAGGTATGCGACCAGCGCAATCAAAACGACCGCTATCGCCAGGAAAAAGCCCGTCTTGTATTTGAACAAGCCGAATGCGGCTCCCGGATTCAGCACATAGGTAATGTGAAAAATTCCGTTAATCACGGGCAACGAAGTTTCAGGAAACATGTTCAACGAAATGTAATATTTCGTCAACTGATCCAACGCCACTATGAGTATGATTACCAACCAAACCACTCTGTATCTCCATTCTTTACTCAGACTCACCAGCATCAGCCGGATAGTACTATATTATACAAAAATAAGCAAAAGGTAAAGGATAGCCGCTTAATTTGTGCTATCCTTTACCTTTTGCGTTGCTGTTATTTTCTCTAAAAATTGCAGTAGAGGCATTATTTTAACCAGTACCGGAGCGCCGCGAAGCCATACTTGCTGCTGCAGCGTCTCTTTTATCTCCGCCTGCGTTGCGCCACAGCGCAGTGCTTTGAGAAGTTCCATCCGCGCACGATAGTCCTCATCGCCATATACCGCAGTCGCCAGCGCCATCAGATAACGATATTTCAGCGGAATTTCTCCCTCGCCCCACGTCAGTCCATGAAATTTTTCCATGACTTCGCCCATTTCCGTTCCGAGTTGCGCGGCACTGATCATGCATGGCGGCGTAAAACCAAAATGCTCTTCAAACAGTTTTTTCAACTCTTGCGCATTCAAATCCGACATATTCATCCCTCCCTTATCTACACTATAATGCAAGCAACGCTAATAAGCTGTGATTTGCATCATATCCGCATTAAACAAGTTGAGCCCTGCACGCTCCGTTTAAACGACAAAACGCCCCGACCGATTGGCCAGGGCGTTCTGTTGCAGTGCATTATTCTGCGCTGATTGCTCCTACCGGGCAAGTGGATGCGCAAGAACCGCAATCGATGCATTTTTCGTCGATGACGTATTGAGCGTCACCTTCGGAAATAGCTTCTACTGGGCATACAGGAGCACAAGCTCCGCATTTGATACATTCGCTGCTGATTTTATACATAGCTCGTTTTCACCTCCCCCAGATTAATCACGATACTATTATAACCTCCGCCACCAATAATTCCTAGCCACAAAATAGATTTTTCTCCTGATTATTTTTTCCCATTTTCTTCAATTCGCAAACGACGCTGGCTCCAATAATAAAGACCCAGTGCAAAAACAGCCGCTAAAAGCGTTAATGCGGCGGCACCTCGCCAGTTGCGCTGCAGTTCCTGCCCAAGGTAAGAATACAATAGAATCGGCGGCGTCTGCCCGGTAGCCGTCGCTAACAAATAGCGTGAGAATGGCAAACCGGTCAATCCTGCACTGTAACTGATCACTTTGAAAGGCATGAGCGGCGTTAATCGGGTAAGAAATATCAAGACAAAGCCTTGCTGATCAAGAAATTTTTCAATCCTCTTCACCCATTGCGCTTCGCTTAGACAACCCAGCCACGGCCGTCCGAACCAGCGAGCCAGATAAAAATCCAACCCAGCTCCAAACAAAGCACCCACCCATGAGTAAAGCGCACCGTATTGCCAACCGAACAACCACGCATTAACCAGTGTAAGAAAGAGCCCCGGGACAAATGGAATCACGCTTTGCAACGTCATCAAAGCAATACTTGTCAGCGGTGCCCATTGTCCATAGGCAAGAATCATTTGGCGAATGCCAACAAAATCGTGACGTTTTATCAGCCACAGCCCCCGCGCTAAAAAGTCGCGCACAAAATCAAGCTGCCAGCCAATGCCGACCAACAGCAAAAAAAATGCTACGCGCAGCAAATAAAGACGCAGCCCCATCTTGCACAAAGCCATCCGAGTCCCTCCCTGTCCTACTCTATATTACCGTTAGCCAATCATCTCTCTTTTCCTGCCGCATAAACAACAATTCCATTGCACGCATTCCCAACACTTTTTAGCAAAATAATAACAAGAGACTCCGCAGCCAATTGGCCACGGAG
The sequence above is drawn from the Azotosporobacter soli genome and encodes:
- a CDS encoding RluA family pseudouridine synthase encodes the protein MNEMDGIRLEWTLTAEEKGRRLDVLICEHIGDVSRAAVQRWLEAELVQVNGKTAKANYKSKGGECVVVNVPPPEPLEVKAEEIPLDILYEDSDFLVVNKARGMVVHPAAGNASGTLVNALLAHCKDLSGINGVIRPGIVHRLDKDTTGVMVVAKNDAAHLSLAEQIGSRSAVRRYVALLHGSIPEDKGIIKAPIGRHPNDRKKMAVVFENSKTAQTSFQVKERFANAYTLVECRLQTGRTHQIRVHMSYIGHPVVCDPLYGPRGKSPFDVAGQLLHSAQLTLRHPVSGQEMDFYAPLPFEMEKVIVSLREKYR
- the lspA gene encoding signal peptidase II: MVWLVIILIVALDQLTKYYISLNMFPETSLPVINGIFHITYVLNPGAAFGLFKYKTGFFLAIAVVLIALVAYLYPRLPKQRIYLRWGMTLMTSGAVGNVIDRLRTGYVVDFFDFRIWPVFNVADIAIVCGVALMTWDIWQSDRVKE
- a CDS encoding carboxymuconolactone decarboxylase family protein; the protein is MSDLNAQELKKLFEEHFGFTPPCMISAAQLGTEMGEVMEKFHGLTWGEGEIPLKYRYLMALATAVYGDEDYRARMELLKALRCGATQAEIKETLQQQVWLRGAPVLVKIMPLLQFLEKITATQKVKDSTN
- a CDS encoding DUF362 domain-containing protein; this translates as MYKISSECIKCGACAPVCPVEAISEGDAQYVIDEKCIDCGSCASTCPVGAISAE
- a CDS encoding TVP38/TMEM64 family protein, with product MALCKMGLRLYLLRVAFFLLLVGIGWQLDFVRDFLARGLWLIKRHDFVGIRQMILAYGQWAPLTSIALMTLQSVIPFVPGLFLTLVNAWLFGWQYGALYSWVGALFGAGLDFYLARWFGRPWLGCLSEAQWVKRIEKFLDQQGFVLIFLTRLTPLMPFKVISYSAGLTGLPFSRYLLATATGQTPPILLYSYLGQELQRNWRGAAALTLLAAVFALGLYYWSQRRLRIEENGKK